The following proteins are encoded in a genomic region of Nakaseomyces glabratus chromosome J, complete sequence:
- the MAD2 gene encoding spindle checkpoint protein MAD2 (CAGL0J01089g~Ortholog(s) have anaphase-promoting complex binding activity), with protein sequence MDRNLSLKGSTRSITEFFEYCINSILFQRGVYPPEDFSTVRKYELSLLRTHDDELKDYLRKILSQVHRWLLGGKCNKLVLCIVDKDDGEVVERWQFDVTHFSKEQETAAEVTDEETRNQMRTLIKQITASVTFLPELVKEGGYTFTVLAYTDADAKVPLEWGDSDSKEVKDGEIVQFRSFETNDHRVGAQVSYKI encoded by the coding sequence ATGGATAGAAACCTATCGCTGAAGGGCTCTACGAGGAGTATAACCGAGTTCTTTGAGTACTGTATCAATTCTATACTTTTCCAGCGCGGAGTATACCCTCCAGAGGACTTTAGCACTGTGCGGAAGTATGAATTGAGTCTTCTACGGACTCATGACGATGAGTTGAAGGATTACTTGCGGAAGATCCTGTCACAAGTACACAGGTGGCTGTTGGGTGGTAAATGCAACAAGCTTGTGCTGTGTATAGTGGACAAAGACGATGGCGAAGTGGTGGAGCGATGGCAGTTCGATGTTACACACTTCAGCAAGGAACAAGAGACCGCTGCGGAAGTCACAGATGAGGAGACACGCAACCAGATGAGGACACTGATTAAGCAGATCACCGCTAGTGTTACTTTCTTGCCCGAACTAGTGAAGGAAGGCGGGTACACTTTCACTGTTCTGGCATACACGGATGCCGATGCCAAGGTACCGCTAGAATGGGGGGATTCTGATAGCAAGGAGGTCAAAGATGGTGAGATAGTGCAGTTCAGAAGCTTTGAGACCAATGATCATAGAGTTGGTGCCCAGGTTAGCTACAAGATATAG
- the VPS53 gene encoding Vps53p (CAGL0J01111g~Ortholog(s) have role in Golgi to vacuole transport, cellular sphingolipid homeostasis, retrograde transport, endosome to Golgi and GARP complex, cytosol localization), with amino-acid sequence MLGDSLDYDPTEDITGMLMSRDSLESLDELISVTRSYKLELSKEIKQLELEDSGEAATESDALALLQTLIEEYEVTKETSMRTQQSIMDVTQGISRLDNAKQNLSQTMSFFQNLKILTDCYIQCKQLLDSGSFRDMVSPYRIMYSLAGTTFAPYKSVQEINKLLTSVNRLKSEVFDRIKQKFQQLLSQQEIPPQEDTQQHNELRDGACELLDSDQSAKSTLIDWFISKLLYEMNEIFQVDDEAGSLENLARRYIYFKRVLNNFHSNLEQFFLPSWDLPMHLTETFMETTRKDLNILLKREFQDKSPTIDLFMNALQETLEFENYINVRFSKKLNDKPKLSTCFQPYLSVWVSHQDKLMDKKLLSYMSDPKFPENSTDSFIVPSSADLFRNYRAILTQSLELVQESENTAVLTALATFFTKWLGLYANKILEPLILPDNVEVEDKRECAKYTVLVINTAGYCSTTIEQLEERLLEFTSASEQINGIFMQTKSKYDDLAAKGINFLLNRLITVEISFVWREFKNVDWSNVMVEDYSRYMQTLKTLLKVTRSQPNTEGNVTILEYILKTFNRDIYKWNFLDKVINLVFSEFLGCILKLLQPTPPYASATTKPRLNPRAVVNIGEQLMLDLDLLSNILNSIPENMSGDGESTNNSSMKRTKKRIESDMDKLMKLVKLLIAPVDSPETYAETYNEITGGNDNSVVWAFILSLKAVPWDLEQWRALRAAYKTKLDERKEEGKPIDHSMLIMEWDSRPMMHFQANICRIQDPEWSKLVRNELRIHPPARTIQRPVTPQPQEPRRGIRELVSNSKLFER; translated from the coding sequence aTGCTGGGAGACTCGCTGGACTATGATCCCACCGAGGATATTACTGGGATGCTCATGTCGAGGGACTCTCTCGAGTCCCTCGACGAGCTGATCTCGGTGACGAGGTCATACAAGCTGGAGTTGAGTAAGGAGATTAAGCAATTGGAACTGGAGGACAGCGGGGAGGCTGCTACAGAGTCGGATGCGCTGGCTCTGTTGCAGACGCTTATCGAGGAGTATGAAGTCACGAAGGAGACTTCCATGCGCACCCAGCAGAGTATCATGGATGTCACACAGGGTATATCCAGACTGGACAACGCAAAACAGAACCTGTCACAGACCATGTCTTTCTTCCAGAACTTGAAGATTCTCACAGACTGCTACATACAATGCAAACAACTCCTGGACTCAGGCTCCTTCCGCGATATGGTATCGCCCTATAGGATAATGTACTCGCTGGCGGGCACCACTTTTGCTCCTTACAAGTCAGTCCAGGAGATCAACAAGCTACTGACCTCCGTGAACAGACTTAAATCGGAAGTGTTCGATAGAATAAAGCAGAAGTTCCAGCAATTGCTCTCTCAGCAGGAGATACCGCCGCAGGAGGATACACAACAGCATAACGAACTGAGAGACGGCGCTTGCGAGCTTTTGGATTCAGACCAGAGCGCAAAATCCACACTGATTGACTGGTTCATATCCAAACTTCTGTACGAGATGAATGAAATCTTCCAAGTCGATGACGAGGCTGGTTCCCTCGAGAATCTTGCAAGaagatatatatacttcaaGAGGGTGCTAAATAACTTTCACTCAAACCTGGAACAATTCTTCCTGCCGTCCTGGGATTTACCAATGCACTTGACCGAGACATTCATGGAAACGACAAGGAAAGATCTAAACATTTTGTTAAAGCGTGAATTTCAGGACAAATCACCTACTATTGACTTATTCATGAATGCACTTCAGGAGACTTTAGAATTTGAGAATTATATCAATGTGAGGTTTTCCAAAAAGCTGAACGATAAACCAAAACTGAGTACTTGCTTCCAACCATACCTATCAGTTTGGGTCTCTCATCAGGATAAATTAATGGATAAGAAACTGCTGTCATATATGAGTGATCCCAAGTTTCCTGAAAACTCTACAGACTCTTTCATTGTACCATCTAGTGCAGACTTATTCCGGAATTATAGAGCTATCCTCACACAGTCGTTAGAGTTGGTGCAAGAAAGTGAGAACACTGCGGTTTTAACAGCATTAGCTACATTTTTTACAAAATGGTTGGGTTTGTACGCCAATAAAATCCTAGAGCCATTGATATTACCAGATAACGTTGAAGTTGAAGACAAAAGAGAATGTGCCAAATATACAGTTCTAGTTATTAATACTGCAGGATACTGCTCTACTACAATTGAGCAGCTAGAAGAAAGATTACTCGAATTCACATCTGCATCTGAGCAGATTAATGGAATATTCATGCAAACGAAAAGTAAATACGATGATTTGGCCGCTAAAGGGATAAACTTCCTATTGAACCGTTTGATTACTGTCGAGATCTCATTTGTATGGAGAGAGTTTAAGAATGTCGACTGGAGCAATGTCATGGTAGAGGATTACAGTAGATACATGCAAACGTTGAAGACATTACTCAAAGTTACAAGAAGCCAACCAAACACAGAAGGGAACGTTACAATCTTGGAATATATACTGAAAACTTTTAACAGAGATATATACAAGTGGAATTTCCTGGATAAGGTTATCAATTTGGTATTCTCTGAATTCCTGGGCTGCATACTGAAATTGTTGCAACCTACTCCACCTTACGCTTCGGCCACAACTAAACCTCGTTTAAATCCTAGAGCCGTTGTAAATATCGGGGAGCAACTTATGTTAGACTTGGatttattatcaaatattctGAACTCCATTCCAGAGAATATGTCTGGAGATGGTGAGTCTACTAACAACAGTAGCATGAAGAGGACTAAGAAGAGAATTGAATCTGATATGGACAAGTTAATGAAGCTTGTAAAGCTACTTATTGCACCTGTAGATTCTCCTGAAACATATGCCGAAACATATAACGAGATTACAGGTGGAAATGACAACAGTGTTGTTTGGGCGTTCATTCTATCTCTGAAAGCAGTGCCCTGGGATTTGGAACAATGGAGAGCACTGCGGGCTGCCTACAAGACTAAGCTCGACGAGaggaaagaagaaggtaaACCAATCGATCACAGTATGCTCATCATGGAGTGGGATTCACGCCCTATGATGCATTTCCAGGCTAACATCTGCCGTATCCAGGACCCCGAATGGTCTAAACTGGTGAGAAACGAGCTTAGAATCCATCCACCTGCCAGAACGATACAACGTCCTGTAACCCCACAGCCACAGGAACCCAGAAGAGGTATAAGAGAACTTGTATCTAACTCCAAATTGTTCGAAAGATAG
- the CMS1 gene encoding Cms1p (CAGL0J01155g~Ortholog(s) have 90S preribosome, cytoplasm, nucleus localization), whose translation MSFKKQDAEGTGVLMGWDGSSVEMGEKRSNEEELSKRQKKLKHGKLAQKRREQAAYEEEKLRKLPMQGAEAISEHFATVIRAQNPDLSAIELDEMYLKKSEFLGTEAFDGVRNLHEFPGFMARFSRAPRAIVLSMSNIRVADVYRSLGGSSQCVKLFAKNKLHEDVATVESVLGADKDKKDKKDKKDKDSKKKIKYFVATPTRLEKLLESTELFFEGKDKLDIILDASYLDSKKNSLLDSENTKVLCKVLRTMLDKKSSVKVLLY comes from the coding sequence atgagctttaaAAAGCAGGATGCTGAGGGAACTGGGGTCTTGATGGGATGGGATGGGAGCAGCGTCGAGATGGGTGAGAAGCGTAGCAACGAGGAGGAGTTATCTAAGAGgcagaagaagctgaagcaCGGGAAGCTGGCGCAGAAGCGGAGGGAGCAAGCCGCGTATGAGGAGGAGAAGTTGCGGAAGCTTCCCATGCAAGGAGCTGAGGCGATCAGCGAGCACTTTGCCACTGTGATCCGGGCACAGAACCCTGATCTGAGTGCGATAGAGCTGGACGAGATgtacttgaagaagagcgAGTTCCTGGGCACCGAGGCGTTCGACGGTGTGCGGAACTTGCACGAGTTTCCGGGGTTCATGGCGAGGTTCTCGAGGGCGCCCAGGGCCATTGTGCTCTCGATGTCGAACATCCGTGTGGCGGATGTGTACAGGAGTCTCGGTGGCAGCTCCCAATGTGTGAAGCTGTTTGCCAAGAACAAGTTGCATGAGGACGTGGCCACCGTGGAGTCTGTCCTGGGTGCggacaaggacaagaaggataagaaggacaagaaggacaaggacagcaagaagaagatcaagtACTTTGTGGCCACGCCTACGAGATTGGAGAAGCTGCTGGAGAGCACAGAGCTGTTCTTTGAAGGTAAGGACAAGCTGGACATTATCCTGGACGCCAGCTACCTCGACAGCAAGAAGAACTCGCTGCTGGACTCTGAGAACACGAAAGTGCTGTGCAAAGTGTTGCGGACCATGCTGGACAAGAAGAGTTCAGTCAAAGTATTGTTGTActga
- the ABF1 gene encoding DNA-binding protein ABF1 (CAGL0J01177g~Has domain(s) with predicted DNA binding activity, role in chromatin remodeling and nucleus localization), with protein sequence MDDGMISEGVKDVYEYSHPIINNALAVSASEQQGKEVRRFATLADWYDVINDYEFQSRCPIILKNSHRNKHFTFACHLKNCPFKILLSYSSAGMHHGHAQDDMYRSKDEDVDALNDGAHDHKLEYHDVDDPQVTAAIAAAVAAVGKDSSDPHNAATAAATAAAAATNGGEDHKNLVQDTQPSAHSQAQAQASVRPNSNAPETIRGPFVVTKIIPYHDHPVQDNLSLDKFVLTKIPRILQNELNFDDVLETLVAEGASDGDVAKFRVSEYVEHSGLLDIIKARYDLMDSDITKKFLSQIARRVTTYKARFVLRKKKYGIIKSDRHHPRANPAPAASGNRPPRISRTRRKRSLEDDETEIAQEALKNSMMDDVDHQRHIDDDDEEHARKLARLGEDTDLHSGIHDDGDHSSTQNAAMHEINPLASIDEVTDDKLPREVAEQLRLLSSHFKDVENQNLQDEEGKKNSAEISDENIQPELRGQ encoded by the coding sequence ATGGATGACGGTATGATTTCTGAGGGAGTCAAGGATGTGTATGAGTACTCGCACCCCATTATCAACAATGCGCTTGCGGTGAGTGCCAGCGAGCAGCAAGGGAAAGAGGTGCGTCGCTTCGCGACGCTTGCGGACTGGTACGATGTGATTAACGACTACGAGTTCCAGTCGCGTTGCCCTATTATCCTTAAGAACTCGCACCGCAACAAGCACTTCACTTTCGCGTGCCACCTGAAGAACTGTCCCTTCAAGATCCTGCTAAGCTACTCCAGCGCTGGTATGCACCATGGCCATGCGCAGGACGACATGTACAGGTCCAAGGACGAGGACGTGGACGCGCTTAATGACGGCGCCCACGACCACAAGCTCGAGTACCACGACGTCGACGATCCGCAGGTCACCGCTGCAATCGCCGCCGCCGTTGCAGCTGTCGGCAAGGACAGCAGCGACCCACACAACGCTGCTACTGCCGCTGCTACTGCTGCTGCTGCCGCTACAAACGGCGGTGAAGACCACAAAAACTTGGTCCAGGACACCCAGCCCTCTGCGCACTCCCAGGCCCAGGCCCAAGCCAGCGTCAGACCTAACTCTAACGCCCCAGAGACTATAAGGGGTCCCTTCGTCGTCACAAAGATCATCCCATACCATGACCACCCTGTCCAGGACAACCTGTCTCTAGACAAGTTTGTGCTAACGAAGATCCCAAGAATCTTGCAGAACGAGCTGAACTTCGACGACGTGCTAGAGACGTTAGTCGCCGAAGGTGCCAGCGACGGTGATGTCGCCAAGTTCAGAGTCTCCGAGTACGTCGAACACAGCGGTTTGTTGGATATAATAAAAGCCCGTTACGACTTGATGGACTCCGACATCACCAAAAAATTCTTGTCCCAAATCGCTAGACGTGTCACCACTTACAAAGCCCGTTTCGTgctaagaaagaagaaatacgGTATCATCAAGAGTGACAGACACCACCCAAGAGCAAACCCTGCCCCAGCCGCCTCAGGAAACAGACCACCAAGAATCAGCAGAACCAGAAGAAAGCGTAGTCTCGAAGACGACGAAACCGAGATCGCCCAGGAGGCACTAAAGAACTCCATGATGGACGATGTCGACCACCAGAGACATATCGACGACGACGACGAAGAACACGCCAGGAAATTGGCCAGATTAGGCGAGGACACCGACTTGCACTCCGGTATCCACGATGATGGCGATCACTCATCAACTCAGAACGCTGCCATGCATGAGATCAACCCTCTTGCATCCATCGACGAAGTCACCGACGACAAGCTTCCTCGTGAAGTCGCCGAGCAACTGAGACTTCTATCGTCCCATTTCAAGGATGTTGAGAACCAGAACTTGCAAGACGAAGAAGGTAAGAAGAACAGCGCTGAAATCTCAGACGAGAACATTCAACCTGAATTAAGAGGACAATAA
- the ATP25 gene encoding Atp25p (CAGL0J01199g~Ortholog(s) have role in mRNA stabilization, mitochondrial proton-transporting ATP synthase complex assembly and mitochondrial inner membrane localization), translated as MQSLLQLKHYPLLTSYLEVLSTQKLHYMLRIRSIARPIVRRPWANAARVTGISGTRIQVPFPSSVRWYSDREPQTEPVVKDEESEHVPWYMRLEDDSLKSLNEDISKQHEVRLPDDCPDSLHILVKHLQKQLALRDILVFDLKNQRLADPENYRLKMCDYVIICTAMSTKHCERSYVEINKLLKNEYGVSGYVEGQVNPNDEKKRLKRLARKNNLGRTNIRRNALNSTEESSWYMIDCHVDSIFLNILTENRRYEMNLEELYAPLNEKHLYEKSEHSMHINTNNRSQAFDSLEEEDNVLLALRKLAQQKRQYSTESPARSLRNELVKENFDSSKKLLADNPELREQLVKVAISTIEQIRDSTGASINTEKWYKFVSHNVPLVIQDTTFWDSYLKFLLLLNDCNSQTYSYKRLIPDYLVTKRSMGEELTADDITTFLSVISERVNPQNYWDLVKANTQVVEALRLFDEEVIFTDAILSKVIKTLTTNSNEHKLHSFYEVIKFLVWKYEKEIPINTLETILKTLINFGEYDYLLRLWTTKIGYNVGSKDTRPWKVFLKAITETQDVELIRLIIEKGCLLDISRGKVDVDPQLAVLLKTAFKTVDPENLIYNDQQRLLIPSSATRQ; from the coding sequence ATGCAATCATTACTACAACTAAAGCATTATCCTTTACTAACGAGCTATCTAGAAGTGCTGAGTACCCAGAAATTACACTACATGTTGCGAATCAGGTCGATTGCGAGACCTATTGTCCGACGTCCATGGGCGAACGCTGCAAGAGTTACTGGAATTAGCGGTACCCGAATACAGGTCCCTTTCCCATCCTCAGTTAGGTGGTATTCTGATAGGGAGCCTCAGACAGAGCCTGTGGTTAAGGATGAGGAGTCAGAGCACGTTCCATGGTACATGAGGCTCGAGGATGACTCTTTGAAGTCGCTGAATGAGGACATCTCGAAACAGCATGAGGTGAGATTGCCAGATGACTGTCCTGATTCACTACACATACTTGTTAAACATTTACAGAAACAACTGGCCCTAAGAGATATCCTGGTCtttgatttgaagaatCAACGGCTTGCTGATCCGGAGAACTATAGACTCAAAATGTGTGACTATGTCATCATATGCACTGCTATGTCCACAAAACATTGTGAGAGGTCATACGTTGAGATTAATAAGTTGTTAAAGAATGAATATGGAGTTTCAGGATATGTCGAAGGTCAAGTAAATCCCAATGATGAGAAAAAACGTCTGAAAAGGCTAGCTCGTAAAAATAACTTAGGTAGGACCAATATTAGAAGAAATGCGTTAAATTCTACTGAGGAATCATCATGGTATATGATAGATTGCCATGTAGACTCCATCTTTTTAAACATTCTTACGGAAAACAGAAGATATGAGATGAATCTCGAGGAGTTATATGCACCACTGAATGAAAAACACCTATATGAGAAATCAGAACATTCAATGCATATAAATACTAATAACAGGAGTCAAGCGTTTGATTCATtagaggaagaagataaTGTTTTACTAGCATTAAGGAAACTAGCACAACAAAAGAGACAATATTCAACCGAATCTCCGGCAAGAAGCCTTCGAAATGAGCTTGTAAAAGAGAATTTCGATAGCAGTAAGAAGCTTTTAGCAGATAATCCTGAATTACGTGAGCAACTGGTGAAAGTAGCAATATCAACAATAGAGCAGATAAGGGATTCTACAGGAGCTTCCATAAACACCGAAAAGTGGTACAAATTTGTTTCACACAATGTGCCTCTAGTGATACAAGATACAACTTTCTGGGATTCATACTTGAAGTTCTTATTATTACTAAACGATTGTAACAGTCAAACTTACAGCTACAAGAGATTGATACCCGATTACTTGGTCACTAAGAGATCAATGGGTGAGGAATTAACTGCTGACGATATTACTACTTTTCTCAGTGTAATCTCCGAGAGAGTAAATCCTCAGAACTATTGGGATTTAGTCAAGGCAAATACTCAAGTAGTGGAAGCCCTTAGACTTTTTGATGAGGAGGTAATTTTCACTGATGCAATTCTCTcaaaagtaataaaaaCTCTGACCACCAATTCCAATGAGCATAAACTACATTCTTTCTATGAGGTAATCAAATTTTTGGTATGGAAATACGAGAAGGAAATTCCTATAAATACACTAGAAACAATATTAAAGACACTCATAAATTTTGGAGAGTACGATTATCTTTTGAGGCTCTGGACCACCAAGATTGGTTACAATGTGGGATCGAAAGACACGAGACCATGGAAAGTATTCCTAAAAGCCATAACAGAGACGCAAGACGTGGAACTCATCAGGCTAATTATAGAAAAGGGATGTTTACTAGATATCAGTAGGGGAAAGGTCGATGTCGATCCTCAACTGGCAGTATTACTTAAAACAGCCTTCAAGACTGTCGATCCAGAAAACTTAATTTACAACGATCAGCAACGATTGCTGATACCATCCTCCGCTACACGCCAATAG